TTAGTCATTttacattgggaatgttctcaagtTGTTCAGCTGACTTTAAATATTCTCCTGTGGGAATGTCAGTGCTTCAGCATAATGTTCTGTAGGTTCTCATAGTTACagttaaagtcatgttctcagaacactAAGAACTTGCCATACAAAAACATTGATCAAAACACATTCCGTTCTCAGCTTCAACAAACGCCATCTTTTCTTAAGTGTGTTGAACACAGTagttggccacacctgatcttaatgagtgcttgttccTGTTGAAATTGTCTGAATAGACTAAATTTATCCACTTTCAATGAGTTACAAAACTAATGCATGACAACTCCATCCTGGTGGCACAGTGGATTAATTCCATGGATAGAGGACAGAAGAGCATAGGTTTGAATCTCAATGACACAATAAATCATTAATGCCTAGGCAAATCATTTAACAATCCCATTGGTGCTGGAAGTTCAAAATAGTTAGCCCAAACCAAACTAGCAGTGTTAGGTCTTAAATTAAACATTCAGTGAAAGTTGTTCAAAAAAACCTAACACCATTTCAAGTACCCATTGCATTCGCAGTTGATCTTCATTACTGAAAGGACTACGACTTCAGAAATTAACACCCCAAGTCTAATCAAATGTACAAACCCAACTGCAAGACTTACCAACAGCCTCCATGAAAGACTCAAAGTTCTCATGTGACTCCATCTGGTATTTCCCTGAGAAAGACATGGTGACTATAAGACAGTGACAGTAGAGTCAGCCACAGCTCCCTGCTTGTCTTTATACCCTCATCTATCCAGCCCTGCACTCATTAACTAACTAAAGGTGTCTACAATTGAGAACCCCTCCCCTCATATCTTCCCTGCTACTTGCCTGtcggcacagatctaggatcagcttcccagCCAAGGGCAACTAATCTACATCGCAATGGTCAACTTTATTGTACTCcacttctcatcctctcttcttctACTTTGGCAGTGTGAGTGATCATTGATCTGATTTGATAAACAAGGCCTCCTCGACTCCTTAGAAAAATGATAAGCAGTCTCATCATTGTAATACAAGTGTATGGATCAATCAACACATTTCAAATTCAACTTGACTTTATCTCGGTATACACCTGTGTTGAAATTAAACTAGGCTACATTGCACTTTGAGTTGAGAGGTGTATTTTGTCTCCCTGCACTATAAAAAAGTTGAATCAATGTACAATTGTAAGGCAGCAGACTGCAATAGGATTGTGAGTTTGCAAAAATGTTTGGCATATAGCTGAACCAACATACATTCTCAAGTTGAATTTGAATGTTCACTCAACTTTTCATTTGACGTTGAGTGAACATACAATTCAACTTGAAaaattggaatccagccagagaacGTTAATCACCCCAACCTGCACTGACAATGACTGCCAGGAAATACTTCTATTTGATTTAGGTAGTCTCAATAATAACTGGAACAGCCATCTCAGTAACAGATGCAAAAAGTCCAACTAATAACAGATTGGATTTCTTTAGAAAAATGTTTGTTACTTATGTTGGTGTAGCTTAAgataatcaaccaatcaatgtacatgcaaaaacacaggtCTAAAAGAAAACAATTCAACGTACAATTGTAAGGCAACCAGCTGCAATAGGGTTGTGAGTTTGTTCCACATCTGGGAATATAGCTGAACCAACATACAGTGTTGACTTCCAAAAACAAACATGAAATTGTAATTAGACTCAACAAGTTTTTATACATTCAGCTCACTGTGAGCAAAGTTTGTTGAGTGAACAAACGTTCACCCATTAGCTACATTTATTTTCCTTCTGAAGTCCAACAAACTCAGAGAATAACACTGATAAATTAATTGGttaagtgaagacacttgccagtcggtcagcgcatgctcggagtacacgtcctggtaatccttctagacctgcggccttgtgaatgttgacctgtttaaagctcTTACTCACATctgctacggagagcgtgatcacacacttgtctggaacagctgatgctctcatgcatgtctcagtgttacttgcctcgaagcgagcatagaagtaatttagctcgtctggatggctcgtgtcactgggcagctctcggctgtgcttccctttgttgtatgtaatagtttgcaagccctgccacatctgacgagtgtcagagccggtgtagtacgattcgatcctAGTTCTGTATTGACTTTTTGCCTGTTctatggtttgtcggagggcatagcgagatttcttgtaagcttccgggttagagtcccgctccttgaaagaggcagctctaccctttagctcagtgcggatgttgcctgtaatccattgcttctggttgggctatgtacgtacagtcactgtgggaacgATGTCGTTGATGCACATATTGATGAggtcagtgactgatgtggtgtactcctcaatgccatgggaagaatcccagaatatattccagtctgtgttagcaaaacagtcctgtagcttagcatctgcttcatctgacctcttttttattgaccgagtcactggtgcttcctactTTAGTTTTCACTTGTAAGCAGgattcaggaggatagaattatggtcagatttgccaaatggagggcgagggagagctttgtacttgtctctgtgtgtgaagtaaaggtgGTATAGTTTTTTTCcaccctctggttgcacatttaaaatGCTTGCGGGAATGAGGTAAAACGGACTTATGTTTccttgcattaaagtccccggccactaggagtgccgcctctggatgagcgttttcctgtttgctcatggccgtatacagctcattgagtgcggtcttagtgctaGCATTGGTTTGTGGTTTTAAATAGACAGCTAAAAAGAGTATAGACGAAAACTCtctggtaaatagtgtggtcttcagcttatcatgagatactctacctcaggcgaggaaaaacttgagacttccttagatttcgtgcaccagctgttgtttacaaataaacatagaccgccaccccttgtcttaccagtggcgtctgttctatcctgccgaaaaGCGTAAaacctgccagctgtatgttattcatgtcgtcgttcagccacgactcagtgaaacataagatattaccgtttttaatgtcccatttgtaggatatactgtatgtgctcGTTGCTCGTCTATTTTATTATCCAATTATTGTACtttggctaataggaccgatggtaaaggcAGATTACCCACATTACCCACCTTACAAGGCACCCAGACCTACATACCCGaaatctccatctctttctcctgcgaatgactggggtgagggccttgtcgggtgtctggagtaaatcctttgcatctgactcgttaaagaaaaacaTATATTCTTCCAGTacggggtgagtaatcgctgtcctgatatctagaagctctttctGGTCATAAGAGAtgatggcagaaacattatgtataatatgaattacaaataaagcggataaacacacacaatagcacgtTTGTTTAGGGGATCACAAAACGGCAACCATCTCTTAGATAGATCGCTGGTAGAAAACTGTTTACTACATCCCAAAAGAGAAactttgtagataattggccctctttctgggactcacccacaaacaggaccaagcctggccagCTGAGGATtgatggactccatcctagctggaggggtgctctcatcttatctatcgCATAGACAGGCCCCTAACTcatctagctccacaatgagatagagggcaggccaggcagcaggcaggctaggcagcaggctgttagccagccagccagcttaGTGGTCTGCCACTAGCActgtcagtgtagtcagctcagctatccccattgacatcgtgtctgtgcctcgatctatgttggacaaaactaaacatggcggtgttcgccttaccAATCTCACTGGAGTAAAGACTTCCTCCATTCTGGTCATtcttgaaagagattgtgatatctcacatcgCAAAATAGGGCTACtgaatgttagatccctcacttgcaaggcagtcatagtcaatgaactaaacACGGATCATAATGTTGATGTgactggcctgactgaaacatggttcAAGCCTAATggatttactgtgttaaatgaggcctctcctcctggttacactagtgggttttgtccaacatgtctccgggaCTACTCATTGCCACAGTCATAGCCTGgatctagttttgtcccgtggaataaatattgtggatctaaatgttgttcctcataatcctggactatcgaaCCACCAtcttattacgtttgcaattgcaacaaataatctacTCAGACCCCAACCGAAgatcatcaaaagccgtgctataaattgTGGGACAACCCAACAATTCCTaaatgcccttccagactcccaccacctacccaaggacgtcggAGTACAAAAatcggttaaccacctaactgaggatctaaATTTAACCtagcgtaataccctagatgcagtcgcacctcaaaaaatcaaaagaaaatttGTCACAAGAaattagctccctggtatacagaaaatatcagaggcctgaagcaagcttccagaaaattggaacggaagtggctctccaccaaactggaagtcttggaaaagacagtactgtgcaatatcaaagagccctcactgctgctcgaccACCCTATTTTTCCAAcctaattgaggagaataagaacaatcctaaatgtatttttgatactgtcacaaaggtaactaaaaagcagcatacCCCAAGAGAGGATGTATTTCACTTCATCAGTGATGAATTCCTGAACTTCTAAGACGAAAAAATCATGATCATTAGGAAGCAAATTACGGACACCTCTTTgaatctgcgtatttctccaaagctcagttgtcctgagtctgcacagaactgccaggacgtaggatcaatggagacactcaagttttctAATCCTGTATCTCTTGACACATGAAAATAGTCATgtcctctaaaccttcaagctgcgtACTGGCCCCTATTCCAAATTCCTGTGCTTGCCCCTCCTATGTTGAGCATAATGGATGGCCCAAACTctctaaaagtggcagtaataaagcctctcttggaAAAGCAAAACATTGACCCGGCCGATATCGAATATCCTATTCCTctaaaaaaataataacaataatattgcCCAGCATCTctctgccttcctgaagacaaataatgtacatgaaacgcttcagtctggtttaagacctcatcatagcactgagactgcactcatgaaggtggtaaattacctttttaatggcatcagaccaaggctctgcatctgtcctcgtgctcccaGACCTTAGTGCTGATTTTGACACCACCGATCACCACCATTTTTTGGAGAGATAGgaaaccctaattggtctacacggacaagttcttgcctggtttagattttatctgtcggaaagatatcagttcaTCTCTGTGGAAGGTTTGTCCTCTGACGAATCATTTGTAAGTTTTGGTGtgcctcaaggttccgttttaggaccactactgttttcactatatattctacctctttcactgctatgcggacgacacacagctgtacatttcgatgaaacatagTGAAGCCCCAAAATGTCCTACCCTgtaagcctgtgtttcagacataaggaagtggatggcggcaaatgttttactgcctcgacctttaagtctttactttagactcatctcttcagtaggtcctacgattgagtgtagtctggcccaggggtgcgaaggtgaacggcaaggcactgCAGCGTCAAACCGCCCTTgctctctctgcctggccggctcccctctctccactgggattctctgcctctgaaaCTGTTACGGGGCCGAGACACTGGCTTACCAGTGCTCTTCATGCCTTTCCTAGGAGggatgcgtcacttgagtgggttgagtaaCTAACATGATCTTCCTGTTTGGTTTTGCGCCCCTTCTGCCTCGTGCAgtggaggagatctttgtgggctatactcagccttgccCCCTACACcactagggtcagtttgttatatctggtgtaaatctcctgtcttatctggtgtcctgtgtggatttaagtatgctccctctaatactctctccctctctcccctcccggaggacctgagccctaggaccatgtctcaggactacctggactgtccccagtccacctggtcgtactgctgctccagtttcaactgttctgcctgcggctatggaaccctgacttgttcaccggacatgccaccttgtcccagacctgctgttttcgattctctcatttgatttgatttgggtgcTCAGGGTCCCATCTAGCTAAGAATTTAACTCCAATATTTGCCATACATGAAATGTCAAAGAGTGAAATTCTGAGCTAGTTCCCTTCCAGTGATGTTGCCTATATACTGAAGAAGGTCAGTAAATGGGTGGGTAACTTTGAACTACAAATCCTATCATCCAATCTCTCAAGTGACCCCATGGAACCCTAGCATCACTTGCAGCTCATTGGTGGACTCGATAGGAAGGCTGTGGTCAGCTAAGTCCAGGAGCCTTAGGAAAATGTCACCAGAGATGCTTCCCTCTGATTGTCTGATTTGATTGTCACCTTCCACCTCGGCCTTCCAAGATTGGTCCACACTGCAGCCCTCTGAGATATAAAATAAAGGATGGAGCAGGACACACAAGTCAACTCCCTCCCTGAATTGCACTTTCACTTTTCTAACCACATATCTCTTACATACCACGTTTGCATTCCCGGAGCCCCCCAGCATAAAACCTAAAAAGCCCTGATGTGGGGAGTGAGTCTACTCTTTAGTCATTATAGACTAGATAGCCGattttattacagacataaatactcctgttTAATCAGCTGTCAAGGTCCTAGGCTGGTGTGGtaacacatggtctgcggttgtgaggccgcactgccaaattctttaaaatgacgttggaggtggcttatggtagagaaatgagcaTTTCATTATCTGATAACAGCGCTGGTGGAcagtcctgcagtcagcatgccaattgcacactctctcaacttgagacatctctggcattgtgacaaaactgtacattttagtggccttttattgtcctgatatgccacacctgtcaggtggatggattatcttattacaatgagaaatgctcacgaacaaGGATGTATACAAATTTGTGCACtgagaacatttctgggatcttttatttcagcacatGAAAAGACTTGAcatattgtgtttatatttgtgaAGTATATATGGCTCAATATTACTTTGACAGTAAACAATTCCATCCTAACACCGCTCTGGGGACAATGAAGGCAGGGAAAATAGGTGGGACACTGCATGTGTAAGGCCTATGCCATCCTGCAGTGAACCCACACCAAGACCTTGAGAGAAGACATGAAACTCACAGGATGATCTGCAAGATTAAAATGCATCTTTATGACATGATCCCACCTAGCTTATGAAGACAATTTGAGTAACGGATGTTTAAGTAGAATGTGTATCattttctacacacacacaccacaggagtAGGCCCTGAAGAACTAGCCAATAAGCATGAACGAACCTATGGCGGCAGGTGTCAAGAAACTAACAGCCGGCAGTAGTGACCTCACATTATACAAATCAACCCTTCAATTCCTATGTCCATGACAcgtcaaatcaaactttgtcacatgcgccaaatacgaGTGTACACCTTACAAGCCCTTAGCAGTTCAAGAAgataaaatatttaccaaatcaAGTAATAAAAAAGCAAtcggtaccgagtcaatatgcggggtagaggttagtggaggtaatttACACATATGtgaagggactatgcatagataaacagcgagtagcagtgtACAACACAGAGGGgtgggggaaaaggtgttgtgccctcttcacaactgtcttggtgtgttaggaccatgatagtttgttggtaatgtgacaccaaagaacttgaaaatcgctctgtcgatgttaatgggggcttgTTTAGCACGCCTTTTCCTTTAGtcaacgatcagctcctttgttgtgctcacattgagggagaggttgtcctggcaccacactgccaggtctcatcattgtcagtgacCAGGCTTACCACTGGTGTTGTGGTGCACCTCAAacttggtgttggagtcatgtttaaccacgcagtcgtgggtgaacagggagtacaggaggggccccagtgttaaggatcagtgtggcagacttgttgcctacccttaccacctgggggcgtcccatcaggaagtgcaggatccagttgcagagggaggtgtttagtcccagggtccttagcttttcCAACCACACTGTAGCTGGGAAACCGGTCACCCTCAAATGGTGCACCTTTAGCCCTTTGTCAGCTACACTGGGGTGGAACTAGTGAAAGCAATGTCCAAAAGCATTGCCTGAAACTTGATTTTCAAAAATAACTGGAAATTGAGGAATCTGCTTCTAAACTGATGCACCCAATGTGGTAGGATTCTGACCCATATTGCAACAGACTAGATGGAACTACCAAAGCCTTCATTTCTACACCGCTGGGTTGACATTTGCTATAAAGCAGTCACATTAAAATGTAGAAAATCCATTTTGGCCCGAGTGTAATGTTCACGGAACTACGCTATTCTATTGAATCCCACATTCATCCAACTCAAACCTTGCCTCATTATTACAAACTTCAATTTTCCCCTGAAGTTCTACCCATTGATATGAAATGCTGAGACCAGACCATTCAATGCCTTTCACATTTTATTAATCCAAAGAGTGCAGTAGATCTTCACATTCGTTTGCTGGTCCTCTTGTATGACATGCCAGACAGAGTCATGGTCTGAAAAGAGAAAGCATCTGTAATCATTACACTCAATAAATCCATGCCAGTACACTATGCTTAGCAAACCGGACGCGCTCATTCACCCACACTAAAAGCGATCAGGacatgcaggttgaaatatcaaaacaaactccgAAACAGTTATATTTGGGGCAATAAGCATTTaatatttatggcaatttagctagctaactaatttgtcctagtatataaacattgggttgttattttacctgaaatgcacaaggtcctctactctgacaattaagcCACAGAAAACCAAATGTTTCTCATCATCTCACCTCCTTTTTATGGCGGTTGACAACCAACGTTAACACTGACCAGAGTGTGGACCTTAAAGttaatctttcaatcacccacatgggtatatgctcctaagtACCAATGAGGAGATTGGAGAGGCCAGACTTGCAGCACATCAAATTGAACCAATTTCTATTTTAGAACCTGGCCACGCAGATGCTTGCTGAGGCGTGCGAGctgtgtgggtgcaatgattgaataacacgtacatttattttgcgacgcgAGCGGTGGGGTCAGCATGTACTTAGAACATTGGCGGCAGCAAACTGTTGAATTGCGTTCACGGCACTGTCATAGACTAACCATTTTGTTAATGCTATAAAATAACCCTGAAATTGTGTCGCGTCGTGAAACCCCCAGCCATATGCCCCAGACTCACGTTGACGAGGGTGTTTGCGTCTGTAAGTTCTGTGACATATTCGATCCCATTCAGGATGGCCGTCAGCTTGTTACCTTCCCTCATCACCACAGCCTGAAACAGGAGAGGTCAACGGTTAGATCTgaaagcagtggtcaccaacaggCCCAAGTTGGATGGCCATATATGGAGAAGAAAAAAGTGTGACAGTGTGCATCAGGTGTGTGTTGGTTTTGAGACATAACTGTGCGCCCAGTCCCTGAAGAGCAGAGGAGATTCTGCCAACGAAAGTCAGTCCTCCCACAACATCACTGGGACCTGAACTAACCATAGTGACCCCATATCAGCTGAACTTATAGTTTAGTTAGATACTGGCTGTATATGTAGGGAGATGGATAAACCCAGGCTACATGTATGAAACTCATGGTTGGGTTGTGACATGCGCCACCCACATTGACCATCCCCCCGGTCGGCGACTCGAGCTCCGTCTCCTGGCCAATGGTGAAGGAGTTGGTGAGGATCTTTGTCCCCGTGGTGACAGTCACCTTGAAGTGGTCTCCAGTCTCCTCAATCTCAGAGATGCTCTTGAGGTCTTTGCCCTCCTGGATAAGCTCATCAGGGAGACCTACATGTTTGCGGCAGCGAGAGAGTCATATGCGGTGCTTTTTAGTACTACAAAAAGTTCATGAAGTGAGACATGAACACTGaattattactgctgaagtgaagcGCTGATGCACTATAATATGGCAACACAATGATCTGAATGCATTCCCAGCGAGCACATAACATTCTGAGGACCATACGTTTTAAGACTTGGTTATTTTGCATACCACATTATGGTGCAGGacagttgcttggctttggaacattctcattAAGGAATTTGACAAaatgttattttgttggcatttcaTTATTTGATCAGAATATTTCCTGAAAGTTCTAACCATTTAATTTAAGGTAAAGTTCTAGGAACATTAGTCATTttacattgggaatgttctcaagtTGTTCAGCTGACTTTAAATATTCTCCTGTGGGAATGTCAGTGCTTCAGCATAATGTTCTGTAGGTTCTCATAGTTACagttaaagtcatgttctcagaacactAAGAACTTGCCATACAAAAACATTGATCAAAACACATTCCGTTCTCAGCTTCAACAAACGCCATCTTTTCTTAAGTGTGTTGAACACAGTagttggccacacctgatcttaatgagtgcttgttccTGTTGAAATTGTCTGAATAGACTAAATTTATCCACTTTCAATGAGTTACAAAACTAATGCATGACAACTCCATCCTGGTGGCACAGTGGATTAATTCCATGGATAGAGGACAGAAGAGCATAGGTTTGAATCTCAATGACACAATAAATCATTAATGCCTAGGCAAATCATTTAACAATCCCATTGGTGCTGGAAGGTCAAAATAGTTAGCCCAAACCAAACTAGCAGTGTTAGGTCTTAAATTAAACATTCAGTGAAAGTTGTTCAAAAAAACCTAACACCATTTCAAGTACCCATTGCATTCGCAGTCACCGTTGATCTTCATTACTGAAAGGACTACGACTTCAGAAATTAACACCCCAAGTCTAATCAAATGTACAAACCCAACTGCAAGACTTACCAACAGCCTCCATGAAAGACTCAAAGTTCTCATGTGACTCCATCTGGTATTTCCCTGAGAAAGACATGGTGACTATAAGACAGTGACAGTAGAGTCAGCCACAGCTCCCTGCTTGTCTTTATACCCTCATCTATCCAGCCCTGCACTCATTAACTAACTAAAGGTGTCTACAATTGAGAACCCCTCCCCTCATATCTTCCCTGCTACTTGCCTGtcggcacagatctaggatcagcttcccagCCAAGGGCAACTAATCTACATCGCAATGGTCAACTTTATTGTACTCcacttctcatcctctcttcttctACTTTGGCAGTGTGAGTGATCATTGATCTGATTTGATAAACAAGGCCTCCTCGACTCCTTAGAAAAATGATAAGCAGTCTCATAAGCAGAGCGTGATCACACActtgtctggaacagctgatgctctcatgcatgtctcagtgttacttgcctcgaagcgagcatagaagtaatttagctcgtctggatggctcgtgtcactgggcagctctcggctgtgcttccctttgttgtatgtaatagtttgcaagccctgccacatctgacgagcgtcagagccggtgtagtacgattcgatcctAGTTCTGTATTGACTTTTTGCCTGTTctatggtttgtcggagggcatagcgagatttcttgtaagcttccgggttagagtcccgctccttgaaagaggcagctctaccctttagctcagtgcggatgttgcctgtaatccattgcttctggttgggctatgtacgtacagtcactgtgggaacgATGTCGTTGATGCACATATTGATGAggtcagtgactgatgtggtgtactcctcaatgccatgggaagaatcccagaatatattccagtctgtgttagcaaaacagtcctgtagcttagcatctgcttcatctgacctcttttttattgaccgagtcactggtgcttcctactTTAGTTTTCACTTGTAAGCAGgattcaggaggatagaattatggtcagatttgccaaatggagggcgagggagagctttgtacttgtctctgtgtgtgaagtaaaggtgGTATAGAGTTTTTTTCcaccctctggttgcacatttaaaatGCTTGCGGGAATGAGGTAAAACGGACTTATGTTTccttgcattaaagtccccggccactagagtgccgcctctggatgagcgttttcctgtttgcttatggccgtatacagctcattgagtgcggtcttagtgctaGCATTGGTTTGTGGTTTTAAATAGACAGCTAAAAGAGTATAGacgaaaactctcttggtaaatagtgtggtcttcagcttatcatgagatactctacctcaggcgaggaaaaacttgagacttccttagatttcgtgcaccagctgttgtttacaaataaacatagaccgccaccccttgtcttaccagtggcgtctgttctatcctgccgaaaaGCGTAAaacctgccagctgtatgttattcatgtcgtcgttcagccacgactcagtgaaacataagatattaccgtttttaatgtcccatttgtaggatatactgtatgtgctcGTTGCTCGTCTATTTTATTATCCAATTATTGTACtttggctaataggaccgatggtaaaggcAGATTACCCACATTACCCACCTTACAAGGCACCCAGACCTACATACCCGaaatctccatctctttctcctgcgaatgactggggtgagggccttgtcgggtgtctggagtaaatcctttgcatctgactcgttaaagaaaaacaTATATTCTTCCAGTacggggtgagtaatcgctgtcctgatatctagaagctctttctGGTCATAAGAGAtgatggcagaaacattatgtataatatgaattacaaataaagcggataaacacacacaatagcacgtT
This sequence is a window from Oncorhynchus keta strain PuntledgeMale-10-30-2019 chromosome 14, Oket_V2, whole genome shotgun sequence. Protein-coding genes within it:
- the LOC127907297 gene encoding fatty acid binding protein 1-B.1-like isoform X2, giving the protein MSFSGKYQMESHENFESFMEAVGLPDELIQEGKDLKSISEIEETGDHFKVTVTTGTKILTNSFTIGQETELESPTGGMVNAVVMREGNKLTAILNGIEYVTELTDANTLVNTMTLSGMSYKRTSKRM
- the LOC127907297 gene encoding fatty acid binding protein 1-B.1-like isoform X1, translated to MSFSGKYQMESHENFESFMEAVGLPDELIQEGKDLKSISEIEETGDHFKVTVTTGTKILTNSFTIGQETELESPTGGMVNAVVMREGNKLTAILNGIEYVTELTDANTLVNTMTLSGMSYKRTSKRM